Part of the Porites lutea chromosome 14, jaPorLute2.1, whole genome shotgun sequence genome, TATGTTACACCTGTGAAAAACCAAGGACAGTGTGGATCATGTTGGGCTTTTAGTACAGTAAGAaatcaacagtttttttaagtCCCTTGTTGTTCATCATACATGTACTTCCTGTGTATCTTGAGCAGAAACTGTCTGCCTGGCCTCTGATTACACTGCACCCCTTCCattttaaggctggttttcactagagaTGGAGTTTTGgagcaaaaaaattcaaagaactAACCTTACTTGAGATTGTGAAGTATACCTTTTTTAAGGTGCCTAAGATCTTGACATTACACTGTACTGTGCATATTTGTTTTCTTGGTGATTGGTTACGACTGTAGATACTGTATAGTCAGCTCTATCTTAATGGTCACCTTGGCAactaaaacagacacctagagttggtccctttACTGCCTTTATTTGATTTAAGGTGGAAGTCACTCTTCGGCAGATGTACATGTACTTGATACTGGTCCCGAAGCTTTCTGTTGTAGAAGGAATGAACTGTATTACATGTATTGCTTTCCATATTACAGTAAACAAGTGCTAATAAATTGTTGGTATTTTCATCTGGCAGACTGGATCACTGGAAGGCCAGCATTtcaaaaaaacaggaaaactaGTCTCCCTTAGTGAGCAAAACTTGGTTGACTGTTCTGAAAAGTTTGGAAATTATGGATGTGAGGGAGGTTTGATGACCAATGCCTTCAGGTATATCAAAGCAAACAAAGGAATTGACACTGAAAAAAGTTATCCCTATGTTGCTGAGGTGAGAGAACAAAATTTATTTCTCCTGTACTGTTTCTCATATGTATCTGCATTTTATACTGTATTGCAATGTATCAGTGTTCTTGGCTTCACCTGATGTGATGAAAATCCAATCAAATTGTCAATAATTACAAGGATTTGCACATTTTTAGCCTAATGGAGTTTCCCTAGTTCTCCAGACAGTTCTGAGAGGGGTTGTTAGAATCCTATCTACACATTAACACCTACACAAATAAATATTAAAGGTGCATTCCTTAGGACTTCTTCATAATCCTAAAGTGTACTCAATCTTGTCTTATTCAAATCTCCTGTAGGATGAGAAATGCCACTTTAATGCTTCATCTGTTGGTGCCGACGACACTGGTTATGTGAATATCACCTCTGGTGATGAAAAAGCTTTGAAAGTTGCTGTTGGTACAGTGGGACCCATCTCGGTGGCTATCGATGCTGGTCATCTCTCTTTTCAGTTCTATAAGAAGGGTGTTTACAAGGAGCCTGCTTGTAGCAGTACATTGCTGGATCATGGGGTGTTAGCTGTGGGTTATGGTACCACTGATGATGGTCAGGATTACTGGCTTGTCAAAAACAGGCAAGTTCCTCACTATCCTATCTCCACACATACTGTAGACTCCTgattataagccctgggcttataaaACTTTATAAGGAGTTTTAGGAggcctttaagccccaatatgcacatacaaattctccaaactgatctctatacatttccttaaagaatgagttgtgagaatttgataaaagatcacagtattttctcttaggtgatcattttattaattctcataacctcatctcatgaTAATGTATGGgtatcattaggagaaaattgctgttggtcactattgggacttaaagggttaaacagatatattttttgcttacaggtagatgggcatATAaatgggggtggggtgggaggggggcgCAGAAGTGAGGGGATTATAATCAAAAGTTTGCAGTATTAtatcatcattattttattactcAAAAAATGTAAGTGACTGATTCCCGAGATCATTTGACATTATTTTACTGTACAGTGCAGTCATTTTGTCagcccaaaataataattattgaccTGCTCGTCACTAAAGTTCCCAGTAGCTGAATGGTTAGAGCATCTGAATAGTGTCTGGAAAGTTATGTGTTCAATTCCCATCTGAAACTCAGAATTGTTTTCCGTGTTCTTCTTTCCACACATGTCACTCTATTTATGTTATGTGAAAGTCTTTTAGGATTTTACACAAGGGACTACTGTACCATAATAATACTGTTTACCCAAAAGAGCCCAACCGTGAATGAATGCCATGCACCCTTATAAGCCAGACGTAGTTAGTCGATAAAAGTCTGTATTGGCAATCAAGTAATATCAACCATAATAATTGATTTAATCTGCCGATTACTATTGATTAATATCGGAAATCAACACCAATCAGAGTGTCACAGAAAAAATAACTTATTGATTATTATCgcttaacaaaataaataaagattgatagGAATCGACAGTAATCgataaaaaaatcatcattgaTTTCTATCGGAAAATCATTGATATTAATCAAAGTCACTACTTTTTACTTCATTGATttctatcgattgatatcggaaatcaatATTCATCaatgattgatatcgattactaTCAATTAATATTGATTGTGTGAGTGCCACTTGTCTGGCTGCATCTTTGCACCAACAACCCAgcattttttggttttttttttttgttgaaaggctgatgttgtttttgttacaaTGTATTACCAGAGCTGTGAATAAGAGCTGTAACCAGTAAGAAACTGTTATGgctgagctcacttgatgttGTGGGTGGTCAAAGCGGCAAAGTAAGAATGACATTTTAAATGTTGGGGCTGTCAATGATTCAAGTTGTACCTTAACTCAACactaaaacaacagaaaaaataaaggagtttgatttttctttctttctagtTGGGGTGCATCTTGGGGAGACAAAGGTTACATCATGATGgccagaaacaacaacaacatgtgCGGCATCGCAACTTCTGCAAGCTACCCACTGGTGTAAAAGTTGACAAACCATGACAGAAGTCATCAATGAGATTCCAAATGAAAGCAgaattttgtaaagtttgtcAAGTGTATAGTTGCAGCAATAAACATTGAGCAAAATATCTGATCTGTCTTCACGGTGAATTTTGTTTGATGACAAAGCACAAGTTTCAGCatttttagctctttttatTTGATTGGACCAATAAGGTTTTTTTCAGCTAGTGAGTTAAGAGTAAAGTAGATTTATTTAAGTATAGATAGACATAAACCTTGTATTtgtaaaataacattgttttattgttgGCATTTTGTTGCATGGCTATTCAGGTCTTATGACAACTACTAGGAAAATAGTGGGAGTGAATTCAAAATCTGAAGTTATGAcctgtgaaatatttttttgggagACTTTGGCAGAATTTGAATTTGTGGCTTTTGGATTGTGAGATACTTAAAGTGCATATGAAGTGCAAAAAATTGTTGTTAACCATGCCTCAGGTGCAAAATTACTAAAAACATATGTGAAACAAAACCATGTgagccttttttttctgtccttGTAGCTCAAATTTTGGAAACCTGTCCCAAGACTTGTTGTTGTGATGACACTGTAAATGACTACGAGCCACAACATTTTTACTATGTCACAGCTATGAGCTGGCTGCAAGCAGTGTAGAGACACTTTCCAGCACAAAATTTGAACTTTCCAGGACTGATAGCTGCAGATTGAAATTGTTCTGTTTGGTAAAACCGACATATTGGAACTGAGAAAGTCATAAACTTTCAGACTACTTCATATGCACCTTAACCAGGCTGAGAAACAAAGATATCATGTATGACGGGAGCGATCCTGTGTATAGGACTCATATGTGAGGTATGGGGCAGGGAAGAAAGTTGCACATACACTGTATTGTTTTGTTCTACTATTACATGTGTATAAAGTTGTTTTATGTTtatatttacatgtaaaagACATTTAGACATTGTGGTGTTTTTTACAAGTTAAAATAAGTTAGCGGTATGTTCAatcaataaaaacatttttctgcTGTTAAACAGGATTCAAGTTTGATTATTTAAAAAGTGCACGCTACTGTGTGCTGGAGACcattttgttatcatttttgAAGTGAATGTGTCACATCAAGATAAAAATTGATGTTGCCTGTGTATGTTCATTATCAGTCCAAAGGattgaaaacatttcttaaaatcaaatGTCATAACAAGACTGTCACTCCATCTTAGATTTGTTATCACTCTTACAACAGACATGACATAGGCATTTACATGTCAACCTTATCACCATGACAACCAATGTAACTATAGTAACAAGGAAAGCCATGACATCAAGTAGGTAGTACTGGTACCAAGGGATGTTAAACACTTGAGGCCTAAGATGAGGAGCTCCATCATGTCTAAGTACATACTCTATCCAGTCACCAGTTGTCTGTAAGGGGGTACGTGGCCTGTCTTTCAATAAATGAGAAATCCGTACAGCCTCATTTTTAAACctgaaacaagttttaaaagttCTCAGCTGTAGATAAAATTATTAATGTACTTTATTTCGGCTCCATGTTTAACCAGCTACTTAGGCGACAAATTCAGGAAAGGCAATACCTCACCACCTTTTCCCTTTCCTGGAACAAGTGGTCTGCAGCAGAATTCTCCACTCTCTTTAACAGGTTTGAGACCATGCACATTTGCCAAGAAATAATTAATCTCAGCTCACTCCTAACTCTTGACCCAGCAGTTTTAAACTAAGGTTAACGCAAACAATTATCAAAAATCAAAAGTATTTTTTACCATGAACTGTGCAGACACAGGGTACCCATGGGCCAAGCTTCCTCCCTACATCCATCCTCTCTGCAGTCAGGGTTATACTTAGCCTATGGTAGTGCAGTCTAACTTGTTGTCTATTAGACACCTTTTATGGTACATTTCCCACTGGGAAAAGTGAGCTCTACTCTGAATGTGGGCACATCCACCACAGAATATGcaacaattaaaaacaaaaacaacgtgtcaaaaataatgttttccaGTCTGTTAAGCAACATATTTACCTTGGTTCAGTGAtgactttatttattttcttgaacAACTGTTCCGAATCAAAACTGTTGTGATCAACTTGCAGTCCCAGGCCAAAATAGTCCACCTTCCTTGCATTGAAAAACTGGTctgcaaacaaaggaaaagccACCACAGGAACCCCATGATATGCTGTCTCATACAGACTGTTGTGTCCTACATGGGAGACAAAAGCTTTGATGTTCTTGTGACCTAGAAGATCATTCTGTGGTAACCACTTCATTGCCTTGATGTTTGAGCTGAGAGATGCAGGGATGTAACCTGCAAATGAAATATTCAAGTCACGTTGCACAATTTGTgtgaacaaaataaacaaaactgatAGTAAATAGTTTATTGACATTTTATTGAGACAGGTTTTACAGACCACAGGCTGAGGGTAAAATGGGAAAGAGGTCCTTGAATTGCTAAGGCTCCTAAGTTTTAGGCAATAGACATCATTGTtgttagagacctttagattcaaggacgaggaCGAGTACAAGtacaagttaaagttttttcccGTATTCTCTAACTATAGACTCccctggaaagcttcattttaccatttttcactagacaagttagcactgttaccttaAGTGAAGGAGGGTTCACCTTCTCCCGgttgcaaaatgataaaacttctaacaattcataacttgtttccgccacttcaACATTCCCGCTAAAACTTGTAGTAGAGTTATGACGGCTgccgcgttttcccgccaaaatgatgctggTTAACACGGaaagggcggggggggggggggggggggatggggcaATGCCACTCCTAAGGTATCATTTATTAGGAATTGTTCAAAGGATTCGTGATTACATTTCGGgaaaagggtagggattttccATTGCTATCATGTAAATGTTATGCTGCAGCTAGGGTGGCAGGATCTTTCTTTGGACAGATAGCACAGCACTTGGGGCCAAAGAGGGTAGCAAGTGGGTAAACACTAACCTTTAAGCCTCCAAACAActctttgttttagttttccaaATGCTTCTGCCAACTTGTCCACTTTTTCTTTTGCAAGGGAAGCAACATTACTCCCAAATGAAACAAGGATGAAACCATGATCTGACCCACTGACAAATTCTTCCAACTCAGGGGACAGAGGCTTAGCTTCTTTAAAGTTAAGCTGTCCCACCATAATATTCCCTGTAAAAGAGATAAAACTTACCAGTAATATTTACATCACAAAGAATACGTCAGATAGTCATGAATGATTTAGCTTGATCCCCAGTTACAATGCAGTACATTAATGAAAGACTCCTAAGCCTAATTTGTGGTTAACTTCTTTGGAACTGAATTAATGATTATTAAATAGCCacccttttttaatttcaaaacatATTATAAGAGTTTTCACTGCAAGTTTATTTACTGAAAAGATGgagaaaaagcaaattcacgGGAGAGAGGGAAGGGAGAATTCCCCTATACTCCCCATTCTTCGAAAAACTAAAAACATGCTAAGATTCTCCTGGTGCACCTCAATGGAAATATATCCttgtaaaaaatgtaaaagcaCATTGATTACTCCTCTAATGCACATGTATACAAAGGAGATTCGTCAGTAACTTATGGTCCTGAGGCTGCTGTTCACAACATAGTGAATTGACTGTCTTTTGTTGGGATTAAATGGGCTTTGTTAAGCTCTTACCTGGCAATAGTGGTTGTGGATACTCCAATGCAAAATCTGCAGTTATTAACACTAGTTCGGCCTTTCCTGTGGCCTCTTGGAAGCTTATCTCAGGTCTGATATTATACTTGGCCTTCAGATCATTCATGGTCTTTGACATTATCTCCATTAATATTCTAGTAGCAACATAGGACCCCACGTTAACAACCCGCtgcaaaaatgtcattttatcAGTATATCCAGGCATTATTTGAGGAATATACGACAATGGCAGTGGTGTTTTATGGTACACAACAAATGGAGCATTAGGAGGTGCTGGTAAAATCTCGACCCTCTTAATGTCCAAGTACTCTGCCAGCAACACAGAGCAGGATGCCCCAGCATCATGGATAATCAAATCATGACCTCTCAGGCTCTCGAGAAAATCAGTGCTATTGAGCAATGTGTTGCATACCACCCTGCGCATTTCATCCATCTGCATCATGACTTCAAAAGACATGCCTTTTTCTATGATAACTTTTGCAACTGACTCTGCTGTTGTTCCAGTAGCATATGGCACTTGGAACACCTTGTGTGAGATTCTTTCACTGGGTTTAATTTCTGTAGCAGAGGCTGCCACCAAGGTCACCTAGTAGGCATGAAAATGTCTCAGTTAAAAAAAGCTTAGCTCCTTCCCCAAGGGGAATTGTAGGGACACTTGTTGGAAAATTGGAGTTAATCCTAGCAGCACGGGAAGAGGAGGGGAAGCATTCTCTCTTAGGTCCTAAAAGCCTCTCCATTTCATATCCACACACAATTTTTCCCATGCTCCACTCTCTGAATGCCTCAAAAAGTCTATTCCGAGGGGGACTTTGAGAGTAATTTCTGAGGGGGTGAGTGTGTCAGCACCATTGatctttgaaatatttttgaagacaATGAGAAGAAAATTCCTATAGTTAGGGGGGAACCTGTATCTGTGCTTTTGATCTCTTTTTCTAAGGGGATAAATATCACCTTGCCTCATCTATAAGAAAGAGCAGTATGGCTATCAAATAGAAGTAGCCTTGGTCCTGCAGGCCTCAGTTTTTACGGAGACTTTTCTCATTCAATACAACCATCAACCATCAACTTAAAACATCTAGTTGACACTTGTGCAGATTTGACTACCTAAATGAACAGGAGAAAGCAGTGGGTATTGATGGCCTACCCACATCCCGATGAGATTGACTTTAGGAAGGGACCATTACAAAACTTGTAGGGGGACAGGCTTTGTACATAAAAATATTCACacaaaggaaaatttaaaaaaaaattcatgcttgCCAAGTAACCCCAAATTATTGTATTCATTAACTGGCCTACAAATAATCATACATGGGAAACAATCACGAAGGCAAAATTGcacccccacctcccccccccccccaacaacCTTTCTAATGCAATGGTCCATCCGGTGGGGTTCGAGTTGCAGGACCCTTTGTCGATGTCACacctaaaaataattaaatccCCACCATATTTTGGTGGAAAGCtctcatttattttcttgttaacGTTTTATCATCAGTTTCCCTTTTGCTTTTTGATAAACAATTGAAATATTGAAGTCACCCTGCGTGGGATTTGCGAAGAACAGTACGCACGCGTCTAGCCTGCGCCCCCGAAAAATTACTAGCGTGCAGCTGATGACAGTGCGGGGTAGTTCATCAGTGCGAGTATATCTCTTAATGATGGCAATATGTTTGGAAAACACATGACAAAAAACAGTTTTAGATGAACGTGTAATTTCTGAGCGAGTTACATAAGCTTAATTACGGTTCGAGTCTAATAAAATTATTAGCACCTCATGACCCCGGGCGGCTAATTCTTCCATGACGTTCCTGATCACCATGTAATGAGACCCTCCAACTGCACTGCCTCCTAAAATTTTGGCTGAAGATGAAGATTCAGCCAAGAAAAGCAAGATAATCCAAGAAAGCCACAACATTTTTGCTTCGTCAAAACAGACCTGTCCTTCGTCACGCAAACTAGCCCATTATCTGCAAGCTCAGCAATCAAG contains:
- the LOC140923875 gene encoding procathepsin L-like; this translates as MVQLTLTLVVTLCCSLAMSKLLIKDNTWQAWKGFHDKKYESDDEESLRYTIWNENRKSIERHNSDEHSTFQLEMNHLGDMTSKEVHLILNGYNRQYKSSKNKNSEASSFLPPNNIELPKNVDWREKGYVTPVKNQGQCGSCWAFSTTGSLEGQHFKKTGKLVSLSEQNLVDCSEKFGNYGCEGGLMTNAFRYIKANKGIDTEKSYPYVAEDEKCHFNASSVGADDTGYVNITSGDEKALKVAVGTVGPISVAIDAGHLSFQFYKKGVYKEPACSSTLLDHGVLAVGYGTTDDGQDYWLVKNSWGASWGDKGYIMMARNNNNMCGIATSASYPLV
- the LOC140923874 gene encoding UDP-glucuronosyltransferase 1A1-like, producing MLWLSWIILLFLAESSSSAKILGGSAVGGSHYMVIRNVMEELAARGHEVTLVAASATEIKPSERISHKVFQVPYATGTTAESVAKVIIEKGMSFEVMMQMDEMRRVVCNTLLNSTDFLESLRGHDLIIHDAGASCSVLLAEYLDIKRVEILPAPPNAPFVVYHKTPLPLSYIPQIMPGYTDKMTFLQRVVNVGSYVATRILMEIMSKTMNDLKAKYNIRPEISFQEATGKAELVLITADFALEYPQPLLPGNIMVGQLNFKEAKPLSPELEEFVSGSDHGFILVSFGSNVASLAKEKVDKLAEAFGKLKQRVVWRLKGYIPASLSSNIKAMKWLPQNDLLGHKNIKAFVSHVGHNSLYETAYHGVPVVAFPLFADQFFNARKVDYFGLGLQVDHNSFDSEQLFKKINKVITEPRFKNEAVRISHLLKDRPRTPLQTTGDWIEYVLRHDGAPHLRPQVFNIPWYQYYLLDVMAFLVTIVTLVVMVIRLTCKCLCHVCCKSDNKSKME